One genomic region from Thermogemmatispora onikobensis encodes:
- the manB gene encoding phosphomannomutase/phosphoglucomutase (converts mannose-6-phosphate to mannose-1-phosphate; the resulting product is then converted to GDP-mannose by ManC which is then used in the synthesis of mannose-containing glycoconjugates that are important for mediating entry into host cells) — MSTTPSSQIPIDPSIFKAYDVRGIYGRDLTDEAAYIIGRAAALYLGVPEIAVGRDMRLSSPALATALIRGITDQGVNAIELGLTTTDELYFAVGKFNYPAGVMITASHNPGEYNGMKFCRAQAAPISLDSGLAEIRDLALRGQFPEPAHKGQVIQRDVTDDYVAHALSFIDVSKVRPLKVVIDAGNGMAGLIMPRVFQHLPCELIPLYFELDGHFPNHPASPIEPENMVDVQRKVREVGADLGAAFDGDADRMFPVDEQGNVIDGSMVTALVAQSLLRKHPGSTILYNLIVSRSVPELIERLGGKAVRTRVGHSYIKAQMRELNAIFGGEHSGHFYFRDNWYADSGLIAFLLLLELVSIENKPLSELIKPLNTRVRSGEINSRVSDVQGKLEALVERYGPQARSVDRLDGITLDFGDWWFNVRPSNTEPLLRLNVEANTRELMEAKRDELLAFIRS; from the coding sequence ATGAGCACAACACCGTCTTCTCAGATACCGATAGATCCGAGCATCTTTAAAGCCTACGACGTGCGCGGGATCTATGGCCGCGACCTGACCGACGAGGCAGCTTATATCATCGGGCGGGCCGCCGCCCTCTACCTGGGTGTGCCCGAGATCGCCGTGGGACGCGATATGCGCCTCTCGTCACCAGCGCTGGCCACGGCCCTGATCCGCGGGATCACCGACCAGGGCGTCAACGCGATCGAGCTGGGCCTGACCACCACCGATGAACTCTACTTCGCCGTCGGGAAGTTCAATTATCCAGCAGGTGTGATGATCACGGCCTCTCATAACCCCGGCGAGTACAACGGCATGAAGTTCTGCCGGGCCCAGGCGGCTCCGATCAGCTTGGATAGCGGCCTAGCCGAGATCCGCGATCTGGCGCTGCGCGGTCAGTTCCCTGAGCCAGCGCACAAAGGTCAGGTCATCCAGCGCGATGTGACCGACGACTACGTGGCGCACGCCCTCTCATTCATCGATGTCAGCAAGGTCAGGCCACTCAAGGTGGTCATCGACGCCGGCAACGGCATGGCCGGCCTGATCATGCCGCGCGTCTTCCAGCATCTGCCCTGCGAGTTGATCCCTCTCTACTTCGAGCTGGATGGCCACTTCCCGAATCACCCGGCCAGCCCGATCGAACCAGAGAATATGGTCGATGTGCAGCGCAAGGTCCGCGAAGTGGGGGCCGATTTGGGCGCCGCCTTCGATGGCGATGCCGATCGCATGTTCCCCGTCGATGAGCAGGGCAACGTCATCGATGGATCAATGGTGACCGCTCTGGTAGCCCAGAGTCTCTTGCGCAAGCATCCGGGGTCGACCATCCTTTACAACCTGATCGTCTCGCGTAGCGTGCCCGAGCTGATCGAGCGCCTGGGGGGGAAGGCCGTGCGCACGCGCGTGGGGCACTCCTATATCAAGGCCCAGATGCGCGAGCTGAACGCCATCTTCGGCGGCGAGCACTCTGGCCATTTCTACTTCCGCGATAACTGGTACGCCGATTCTGGCTTGATCGCCTTCCTGCTGCTGCTCGAACTGGTCTCTATCGAGAATAAGCCGCTCTCGGAGCTGATCAAGCCGCTCAATACGCGCGTGCGCAGCGGCGAGATCAATAGCCGCGTCAGCGATGTTCAGGGAAAGCTAGAGGCCCTGGTCGAACGCTACGGTCCCCAGGCGCGTTCGGTCGATCGGCTCGATGGCATCACGCTCGATTTCGGCGACTGGTGGTTCAATGTGCGTCCCTCGAATACGGAGCCGCTCCTGCGCTTGAATGTGGAGGCCAATACGCGCGAGCTGATGGAGGCCAAGCGCGACGAGCTGCTGGCCTTTATCCGCTCCTGA
- a CDS encoding GNAT family N-acetyltransferase: MTDRQLRNDAYPLLHGERVYLRRPQQSDAPLVFAWERDDEVWRYDPHRPYSETLEEFLPIFERNYVIGNGRQFWFIIEDEHHVPIGTITYFNLDYRLRQAEIGLGLGEKSRWGQGYGPEAIRTLVRYLFETLGLVRVYAETAQANQPARRAFAKAGFTEVGQIFDPRSTGAPWMLLEIVKTEETGAS; the protein is encoded by the coding sequence ATGACCGATCGACAACTGCGGAACGATGCTTACCCGCTCCTGCATGGGGAGCGCGTCTATCTGCGCCGCCCCCAGCAGAGCGACGCGCCCCTGGTCTTCGCCTGGGAGCGCGATGACGAGGTGTGGCGCTACGATCCCCACCGGCCCTACTCGGAGACCCTGGAGGAGTTCTTGCCGATCTTCGAGCGCAATTATGTGATAGGCAATGGACGCCAGTTCTGGTTTATCATAGAGGACGAACATCACGTTCCTATCGGGACCATCACTTACTTCAACCTGGATTACCGCCTGCGCCAGGCCGAGATCGGCCTCGGCCTCGGCGAGAAGAGCCGCTGGGGTCAGGGCTACGGCCCGGAGGCCATCCGCACGCTGGTTCGCTACCTCTTCGAGACGCTCGGCCTGGTGCGCGTCTATGCCGAAACCGCTCAGGCCAATCAACCGGCCAGACGAGCCTTTGCCAAGGCCGGCTTTACTGAGGTCGGCCAGATCTTCGATCCGCGCAGCACCGGGGCCCCCTGGATGCTGCTGGAAATCGTCAAAACAGAGGAAACTGGAGCCTCATGA